A section of the Candidatus Hydrogenedentota bacterium genome encodes:
- a CDS encoding NAD(P)H-hydrate dehydratase, protein MMSQPITLQLVRERLPVRPVDGHKGTFGHVFILAGSRGFTGAAKLAAESAGRSGVGLVTVGSPRPLADAMAVALYEAMSRPLPATPEETLSYDALEPALAFAVDKQAVVLGPGISQHPETRRFVLEFVRQCPTPMIVDADGLNCLSTAADTLAEAKAPILITPHPGEMARLMQCTATEVQADRENIAKRAAQRFACVVALKGHRTVIADPNGNALVNPTGNAGLASGGTGDVLAGLLGGLLAQGISPYDAALIGVYTHGLAADIAVKSTTQRGLIARDVTHALPMAWHFLEREA, encoded by the coding sequence ATGATGTCGCAACCGATAACGCTGCAGCTTGTGCGCGAGCGCCTGCCTGTCCGCCCCGTGGATGGACATAAGGGCACGTTCGGGCACGTCTTCATTCTGGCGGGGTCGCGGGGTTTCACCGGGGCCGCCAAACTCGCAGCCGAGTCTGCCGGGCGGTCCGGCGTCGGGTTGGTTACGGTAGGAAGTCCGCGTCCGCTGGCCGACGCAATGGCCGTGGCTCTCTATGAGGCCATGAGCCGTCCGTTGCCGGCAACGCCCGAAGAAACGCTTTCATACGACGCGCTGGAACCTGCGCTGGCGTTTGCCGTGGACAAGCAGGCGGTCGTGTTGGGTCCCGGAATCTCGCAACATCCGGAGACTCGCCGGTTCGTGCTGGAGTTTGTCCGGCAATGTCCGACCCCCATGATCGTGGATGCCGATGGATTGAACTGTCTAAGCACGGCGGCCGACACGTTGGCGGAGGCAAAGGCCCCGATTCTCATTACGCCGCATCCCGGCGAGATGGCGCGTTTGATGCAGTGCACCGCCACGGAGGTTCAAGCGGACCGCGAGAACATTGCGAAACGAGCCGCACAACGCTTCGCGTGCGTGGTGGCGCTGAAAGGCCACCGCACCGTTATCGCCGATCCGAATGGCAACGCCCTCGTCAATCCCACGGGTAATGCCGGGCTTGCCTCAGGCGGTACCGGCGATGTGCTCGCGGGACTGCTCGGCGGACTGCTTGCACAAGGCATCTCGCCCTACGACGCGGCGCTGATTGGCGTCTACACGCACGGGCTCGCCGCCGATATCGCCGTGAAATCGACCACGCAACGCGGGCTGATCGCGCGCGACGTGACGCATGCCTTGCCGATGGCGTGGCACTTCCTCGAGCGGGAGGCGTAA
- a CDS encoding chemotaxis protein CheW, with translation MGHVLENTAADGCMGSPLRSKYLTFSLGEEVYGLQIQTVQEIVSNTPVTRVPRTPEFLRGIVNLRGRIIPVMDLGVQFGAQPKPDTAKTCIIVVQIVRDSGKATLRLLVDEVNEVLDIHSSQVEPPPEIVAHGSHQFIFGMAKVGECVVMLLDTDRVLTHRELFATESLHEVRLN, from the coding sequence ATGGGACACGTGCTTGAAAATACCGCAGCCGATGGCTGTATGGGATCCCCCCTGAGGAGCAAGTATCTGACGTTTTCGCTGGGCGAAGAAGTCTACGGGCTTCAAATCCAGACTGTCCAAGAAATCGTCAGCAACACGCCAGTTACCCGCGTGCCGCGAACCCCCGAGTTCTTGCGAGGCATCGTCAATCTGCGGGGCAGAATCATTCCCGTCATGGATCTGGGCGTACAGTTCGGGGCTCAACCGAAGCCCGACACCGCCAAAACGTGCATCATCGTCGTTCAGATCGTCAGGGACAGCGGCAAGGCTACCCTGCGTCTTCTTGTCGACGAAGTCAACGAGGTCCTCGACATCCACTCTTCACAGGTTGAACCCCCTCCGGAAATCGTTGCCCACGGCTCGCATCAGTTTATCTTCGGGATGGCGAAGGTTGGTGAGTGCGTTGTGATGCTGCTCGACACGGACCGGGTGCTGACACATCGCGAACTATTCGCCACCGAATCACTTCACGAGGTGAGACTGAACTGA